One region of Parerythrobacter jejuensis genomic DNA includes:
- a CDS encoding efflux RND transporter permease subunit: MNFRNISAWSIRNPVIPLVFFTALLFAGMLSFARMDVVNNPDIEFPGVNITIAQPGAAPTEIENQITQRVESAVRSLNGVRNISSTAREGSSNTFVEFEIGTDVNDAVAEVKNAVDSTRGNLPDGILEPRINKVEIAGGFLAIYAVEADDMTIEQLSWFIDDAVAKRLLSIEGMAEVNRFAGVDREIEVILDPSKMQALGVTASQINNVLRLDNIDAGGGVAEVGGTRQSVRVLGNNDSAYELSQRQIRLGGGRTIKLADVATVRDGFSERTSISKVRDKEVVNFAMSRAKGASDVTVFDKALEDIAKIEAENPGVRFIPLFNTVKYTEDQYESSIAAMIEGAILAVVVVFFFLRDWRATVISAVAIPLSAIPTFWFMDLLGFNLNQMSLLALGLVAGVLVDDAIVEIENIVRHMRMGKSAYQASIDAADEIGLAVVATSMCIVAVFLPVGLMPGVTGQFFQNFGLTIVAAVLMSLAVARMITPMMAAYFLQSKGEAAHGEGKWMDRYMSVLRWSLDRGKMYARREGIEHPPRNRFLYALAAILLLLVMMLVPGAVVLTLWGMVSEMNLPDNAALAVGADPLAGIGFLLSRVVALLQLALVIGLGFVAAVLTLLGLGLLSRLFGQKISDRWRYLEARFYDHRVWMLTIGFFSFLVTILLFMSTPFQFQPETDDDNSRIEIEMVPGTTLQTTERVADDVAALLYQQQEVDRALVRVREGQATIYITLAEDRQQKSFEFERSLAPELSKFADARVRFQSQGGPGGPGSGRDLTIMLAGSDPILLKSTAANLVEEMKGLDMVTAPRINADIPRPEIVIRPRADIAAELGVTTIALSQTIRIATLGEIEQNAAKFSLSDRQIPIRVKLPLESRRDLETIAQLPVQTANGGSVPLERVAEISFGSGPTSIQRYNQNRRVFIGADLATGVLRGDAMEQINALPTLADLPAGVIRDAVGEDELQVELLTNFQTALIAGILLVFATLVLLYKRLMSPLVNMASLALAPLGGIFLVWIVGQPLSMPVLIGILLLLGIVSKNSILLIDFAIEEMETGRRKLEAIVDAGHKRAQPIVMTTVAMTAGMVPTALSISGDGAWRAPMGTVVIGGLILSTLLTLLIVPPGFSLADGLERRMGPWMRQKFLTYRPGDADGDKAPDDAGPEATPAE, encoded by the coding sequence ATGAACTTCCGCAATATCTCTGCCTGGTCGATCCGGAACCCCGTGATCCCGCTGGTGTTTTTCACCGCGCTGCTTTTCGCAGGGATGCTCAGCTTTGCCCGTATGGATGTGGTGAACAACCCGGATATCGAATTTCCGGGCGTAAATATCACCATCGCCCAGCCGGGTGCCGCGCCGACGGAGATCGAAAACCAGATCACCCAGCGGGTCGAATCGGCTGTCCGGTCGCTAAATGGCGTTCGCAATATTTCTTCGACCGCGCGCGAAGGCTCTTCGAATACATTCGTAGAATTCGAAATCGGCACCGACGTCAATGATGCGGTCGCCGAAGTAAAGAATGCGGTCGACTCGACCCGTGGCAATTTACCCGACGGGATTCTCGAACCGCGGATCAACAAGGTCGAAATCGCTGGCGGTTTCCTGGCGATCTACGCCGTGGAAGCTGACGATATGACCATCGAACAGCTGAGCTGGTTCATCGATGATGCGGTGGCCAAGCGATTGCTGTCGATCGAAGGCATGGCCGAGGTCAACCGGTTCGCCGGGGTCGACCGCGAGATCGAGGTGATTCTCGATCCATCAAAAATGCAGGCGCTGGGCGTCACGGCCAGCCAGATCAATAACGTATTGCGGCTCGACAATATCGATGCCGGCGGCGGTGTGGCCGAAGTGGGCGGGACCCGCCAATCGGTCCGAGTGCTGGGCAATAATGACAGTGCTTACGAGCTATCCCAGCGCCAGATCCGCCTTGGGGGAGGTCGCACTATCAAGCTGGCCGATGTCGCGACTGTGCGTGACGGCTTCAGCGAACGGACCTCGATCAGCAAGGTGCGTGACAAGGAAGTCGTGAACTTCGCCATGTCGCGCGCCAAGGGCGCATCCGACGTCACGGTGTTCGACAAGGCGCTGGAAGACATCGCGAAGATCGAAGCCGAGAACCCCGGGGTGCGTTTCATCCCGTTGTTCAACACGGTCAAATATACCGAAGACCAGTATGAAAGTTCAATTGCGGCCATGATCGAGGGCGCGATCCTGGCGGTGGTCGTGGTGTTCTTCTTCCTGCGCGACTGGCGCGCAACGGTCATTTCAGCGGTCGCGATCCCGCTCTCGGCGATCCCGACATTCTGGTTCATGGATTTGCTCGGCTTTAACCTCAACCAGATGTCCTTGCTGGCGCTCGGGCTGGTCGCCGGGGTGCTGGTCGATGATGCGATCGTTGAGATCGAGAATATCGTGCGGCATATGCGGATGGGTAAATCCGCCTATCAGGCCTCTATCGACGCCGCCGACGAAATCGGTCTTGCTGTTGTGGCCACGTCCATGTGTATCGTTGCCGTCTTCCTGCCGGTTGGTTTGATGCCCGGTGTTACCGGTCAATTCTTCCAGAATTTCGGACTCACGATTGTGGCTGCAGTTCTGATGAGCCTCGCAGTTGCGCGAATGATTACGCCGATGATGGCGGCCTATTTCCTGCAGTCGAAGGGCGAGGCCGCCCATGGCGAAGGCAAGTGGATGGACCGCTATATGAGCGTCCTGCGCTGGTCGCTCGATCGCGGGAAAATGTATGCCCGCCGCGAGGGGATTGAACATCCGCCACGCAACCGCTTCCTCTATGCGCTGGCCGCCATCCTGCTGCTGTTGGTGATGATGCTGGTACCTGGTGCCGTTGTTTTGACGCTGTGGGGCATGGTTTCGGAGATGAACCTTCCGGACAATGCGGCGCTGGCTGTCGGTGCTGATCCGCTGGCCGGCATCGGCTTCCTGCTTTCGCGCGTGGTCGCCTTGTTGCAGCTTGCCCTTGTCATCGGTCTTGGCTTTGTTGCCGCTGTCCTGACCCTGTTGGGCCTTGGCTTGCTCAGTCGCCTGTTCGGGCAAAAAATCTCTGATCGCTGGCGCTATCTCGAAGCGCGCTTCTATGATCACCGCGTATGGATGCTGACGATCGGGTTCTTCTCGTTCTTGGTCACGATCCTGCTGTTCATGAGCACACCGTTCCAGTTCCAGCCGGAAACCGATGACGATAACAGCCGTATCGAAATCGAAATGGTCCCCGGAACCACGCTGCAAACGACCGAACGTGTGGCTGATGACGTCGCCGCATTGCTCTATCAACAGCAGGAAGTTGATCGTGCGCTGGTGCGCGTGCGCGAAGGTCAGGCCACGATCTACATCACGCTGGCAGAAGACCGGCAGCAGAAATCGTTCGAGTTCGAGCGCAGCCTTGCGCCGGAATTGTCTAAGTTTGCCGATGCCCGTGTACGGTTCCAGTCACAGGGCGGCCCGGGTGGCCCCGGCAGCGGCCGTGACCTTACCATTATGCTGGCCGGGTCTGATCCGATCTTGCTGAAGAGCACCGCAGCCAACCTGGTCGAGGAAATGAAGGGGCTGGACATGGTCACAGCTCCGCGCATCAACGCCGACATTCCGCGGCCCGAAATCGTTATCCGTCCACGGGCCGATATTGCAGCCGAGCTGGGCGTTACGACGATTGCGTTGAGTCAGACGATCCGGATCGCAACTCTGGGCGAGATCGAGCAAAATGCTGCGAAATTCTCGCTTTCCGACCGCCAAATTCCGATCCGCGTCAAGCTGCCGCTGGAATCGCGGCGCGATCTGGAAACGATTGCCCAACTGCCAGTCCAGACTGCCAATGGTGGCTCGGTGCCGCTGGAGCGCGTGGCCGAAATCAGCTTCGGTTCCGGACCGACCAGCATTCAGCGTTACAACCAGAACCGCCGTGTGTTTATCGGGGCCGACCTTGCTACGGGAGTCCTGCGTGGTGACGCGATGGAGCAGATCAATGCCCTGCCGACGCTCGCGGACTTGCCTGCGGGCGTGATCCGCGATGCAGTGGGAGAGGACGAACTTCAGGTAGAGCTGCTGACCAATTTCCAGACTGCCTTGATTGCCGGCATCCTGCTGGTGTTTGCGACGCTTGTGCTGCTGTACAAGCGGCTGATGAGCCCTCTGGTCAACATGGCCTCTCTGGCTCTTGCACCCCTTGGTGGCATTTTCCTGGTGTGGATCGTCGGCCAGCCGCTTTCCATGCCGGTATTGATCGGCATCCTGTTGTTGCTTGGGATCGTGTCCAAGAACTCGATTCTGCTGATCGATTTCGCGATCGAGGAAATGGAAACCGGCCGTCGCAAGCTGGAAGCCATTGTCGATGCGGGCCACAAGCGTGCGCAGCCGATCGTGATGACCACGGTCGCCATGACAGCGGGTATGGTGCCGACTGCCCTCTCGATCTCTGGCGATGGTGCATGGCGTGCGCCGATGGGCACGGTGGTGATCGGGGGCCTGATCCTCTCGACCCTGCTGACCTTGCTGATCGTTCCGCCAGGCTTCAGCCTTGCGGACGGATTGGAGCGGCGGATGGGCCCGTGGATGCGGCAGAAATTCCTTACCTATCGTCCCGGTGATGCCGATGGCGACAAGGCGCCGGACGATGCGGGGCCGGAGGCGACCCCGGCCGAGTGA
- a CDS encoding energy transducer TonB, translated as MTNRVRKLTALATAALMIPQPAVGQARMPAPKVVLEPTGAWNLNYADDSCRLARFFGEGEQRTVLYLERYGPGDSFLMVVAGQPMRGSGRNEVTFQFGPEGGGEPRRRTVDVGDLGEYKPALVFTSTTLAPVEGIRENGDARRDFDQEEASAPPRGPTIQPAIEAGLSYLDIRRSGGKPIRFQLGPMGDPMQAMRNCTDELLMHWGIDVAAHSKLTRAAAPASNPGRWLTSRDYPGNLLAKGEQGIVKFRLSVDAEGKPSQCHIQQSTRPDGFDRAVCDKLMQRARFKPALGEDGEPLASYWRSTVRFRIPG; from the coding sequence ATGACAAACAGGGTTCGCAAACTTACGGCGCTGGCCACTGCCGCGCTTATGATTCCTCAACCAGCGGTAGGGCAGGCCCGGATGCCGGCGCCCAAAGTGGTGCTGGAACCGACCGGGGCATGGAATCTCAACTATGCCGATGACAGCTGCCGCCTCGCGCGGTTCTTTGGCGAGGGAGAGCAGCGCACGGTCCTCTATCTCGAGAGATACGGGCCCGGCGATAGCTTCCTGATGGTGGTGGCTGGCCAGCCGATGCGCGGTAGCGGGCGCAACGAGGTCACCTTCCAGTTTGGCCCTGAAGGTGGCGGGGAACCGCGGCGACGCACAGTCGATGTCGGCGATCTGGGCGAATACAAGCCCGCGCTCGTTTTCACTTCCACCACATTGGCCCCGGTGGAGGGGATTCGTGAGAATGGCGATGCGCGCCGAGATTTCGACCAGGAAGAGGCGTCCGCGCCCCCGCGTGGTCCCACAATCCAACCCGCAATCGAAGCGGGGTTATCCTACCTCGATATTCGGCGGAGTGGTGGCAAGCCGATACGTTTCCAGCTTGGCCCGATGGGCGATCCGATGCAGGCAATGCGTAATTGCACCGACGAACTGCTGATGCATTGGGGCATTGATGTGGCGGCGCATAGCAAGCTGACACGGGCGGCCGCCCCCGCAAGCAATCCGGGCAGGTGGCTGACATCGCGCGATTATCCGGGCAATCTGTTGGCGAAAGGCGAGCAGGGTATCGTGAAGTTCCGCCTGTCCGTCGATGCCGAGGGCAAGCCGTCGCAATGCCATATCCAGCAATCGACCCGCCCGGACGGCTTTGATCGCGCGGTTTGCGACAAGCTGATGCAGAGAGCCCGGTTCAAGCCGGCATTGGGGGAAGACGGAGAGCCGCTTGCCTCCTATTGGCGTTCGACTGTGCGGTTCCGGATCCCGGGCTAG
- a CDS encoding electron transfer flavoprotein subunit alpha/FixB family protein, which yields MKTLVLVEHDNASVKDATLAVVTAAAKLGEVHLLVAGSGCAAVADEAAKIAGVGKVHLADDAAYANQLAENVAPLVAGLMAEHDAFLAPATTTGKNIAPRVAALLDVMQISDILSVEGEKTFTRPIYAGNAIATVESSDAKLVITVRGTAFDKAAPEGGSGTVEAVSGPGDAGTSSFVSAEIAESERPELTSAKIIVSGGRALKDGETFEATITPLADKLGAGIGASRAAVDAGYVPNDYQVGQTGKIVAPEVYIAIGISGAIQHLAGMKDSKTIIAINKDEDAPIFQVADIGLVADLFKAVPELTEKL from the coding sequence ATGAAAACCCTCGTATTGGTCGAACATGACAACGCGTCGGTAAAGGACGCAACGCTGGCCGTCGTTACGGCTGCTGCAAAGCTCGGTGAAGTCCACCTTCTGGTTGCCGGCTCGGGCTGCGCCGCCGTGGCGGACGAAGCTGCCAAGATCGCAGGCGTGGGCAAGGTCCACCTCGCGGATGACGCGGCTTATGCCAACCAGCTGGCCGAAAATGTCGCCCCGCTGGTCGCCGGCCTGATGGCCGAACACGACGCATTCCTGGCCCCTGCCACGACCACCGGCAAGAACATCGCCCCGCGCGTTGCCGCTTTGCTGGACGTGATGCAGATTTCGGACATTCTTTCGGTTGAAGGCGAGAAAACTTTCACCCGTCCGATCTATGCCGGTAACGCCATCGCCACCGTCGAAAGCTCGGATGCGAAGCTCGTGATCACCGTCCGTGGTACCGCCTTCGACAAGGCTGCCCCGGAAGGCGGATCGGGCACGGTCGAAGCGGTCTCCGGCCCGGGTGATGCTGGAACGTCCAGCTTCGTCAGCGCGGAAATCGCCGAGAGCGAGCGCCCCGAACTGACCAGCGCCAAGATCATCGTTTCCGGTGGTCGCGCGCTCAAGGACGGCGAAACCTTCGAAGCTACGATTACGCCGCTGGCAGACAAGCTGGGTGCCGGCATCGGTGCCTCGCGCGCTGCGGTCGATGCAGGCTATGTGCCCAACGACTATCAGGTCGGCCAGACCGGCAAGATCGTTGCGCCCGAAGTCTATATCGCGATCGGTATATCGGGCGCCATCCAGCACCTTGCCGGCATGAAGGATTCCAAGACCATCATCGCCATCAACAAGGACGAAGACGCCCCGATCTTCCAGGTTGCAGACATTGGACTGGTCGCTGACCTGTTCAAGGCCGTGCCGGAGCTGACGGAAAAGCTCTAG
- a CDS encoding electron transfer flavoprotein subunit beta/FixA family protein, producing MKILVPVKRVIDYNVKPRVKADGSGVDLANVKMSMNPFDEIAVEEAIRIKEAGKAEEIIAVSIGPAKAQETLRTALAMGADRAILVETDEDVEPLAVAKILKAIAAEEGPGIIMLGKQSISDDSNQTGQMLAALMERPQGTFANTVEVDGDSVVVKREVDGGLETVKLSLPAIITTDLRLNEPRYASLPNIMKAKKKPLDTKSPADFGVDIAPRLTTTNVSEPPVRQAGEKVEDVDALVAKLKALGVA from the coding sequence ATGAAAATCCTCGTGCCCGTCAAACGGGTGATCGATTACAACGTAAAGCCGCGCGTCAAGGCGGATGGTTCGGGCGTCGACCTGGCCAACGTCAAGATGAGCATGAACCCGTTCGATGAAATCGCTGTCGAAGAAGCGATCCGAATCAAGGAAGCGGGTAAGGCCGAAGAGATCATCGCTGTCTCCATCGGCCCGGCCAAGGCGCAGGAAACCCTGCGCACGGCCCTCGCCATGGGTGCAGATCGCGCGATCCTGGTCGAAACCGATGAAGACGTCGAACCGCTGGCGGTGGCCAAGATCCTCAAAGCAATCGCTGCCGAGGAAGGTCCGGGCATCATCATGCTCGGCAAGCAGTCGATTTCCGACGACTCGAACCAGACCGGCCAGATGCTGGCGGCCCTGATGGAGCGCCCGCAAGGGACCTTCGCCAACACGGTCGAAGTGGACGGTGATAGCGTGGTCGTGAAGCGCGAAGTCGATGGCGGTCTCGAAACCGTCAAGCTTTCGCTGCCTGCCATTATCACCACCGACCTGCGCCTGAACGAGCCGCGCTACGCTTCGCTGCCGAACATCATGAAGGCCAAGAAGAAACCGCTCGATACCAAATCGCCGGCCGATTTCGGTGTCGATATTGCACCGCGCCTGACCACCACCAATGTCAGCGAGCCTCCGGTTCGCCAGGCCGGTGAGAAGGTCGAAGATGTAGATGCGCTGGTCGCCAAGCTCAAAGCTCTGGGAGTCGCCTGA
- a CDS encoding DUF445 domain-containing protein: MRITATLMLVLMAAIFIATHRLLDLHPAWGYANAFAEAAMVGGLADWFAVTALFRHPLGIPIPHTAIIPENKDRIADTMAQFLRSNFLTPAVVARRMQGMNVAQAAGDFLVAPGTETRSRITGGAAELMAEILESLDPDRLGNQVRSGLAGQVAKIDVAPLVGRMLEGAIADKRHLPLMDGLIRWAGLTLEDNEETVRDIIRQRANAVLRWTGLDERISGSVLDGLYRLLAEVLVDPDHPLRGKIEEGLDKLASDLQTDPATRERVEELKRDLLENPAVAEWWMGVWERIRQSLIRRARDPESALGGEMRKGLAELGKALQDDPRLQSQINLFARRTAVGVATRYGDQIVQLVSETVKRWDATTVTNRIEGAVGRDLQFIRINGTLVGGLVGLTIHGLIEIF; the protein is encoded by the coding sequence ATGCGCATTACGGCCACGTTGATGCTGGTCCTGATGGCGGCGATCTTCATCGCTACCCATCGCCTTCTCGATCTGCATCCCGCCTGGGGCTATGCCAACGCTTTTGCGGAGGCCGCGATGGTTGGCGGACTGGCCGACTGGTTTGCCGTCACCGCTCTGTTTCGCCACCCGCTCGGCATTCCGATCCCGCACACCGCGATCATCCCGGAGAACAAGGATCGCATTGCCGACACCATGGCGCAGTTTCTGCGCAGCAATTTCCTGACGCCGGCGGTTGTCGCGCGGCGGATGCAGGGGATGAATGTCGCACAGGCAGCCGGGGATTTTCTGGTCGCGCCAGGCACGGAAACACGCTCGCGCATTACCGGTGGCGCTGCCGAGCTGATGGCCGAAATTCTCGAATCGCTCGATCCGGACCGGTTGGGCAATCAGGTGCGTTCGGGCCTGGCGGGCCAGGTTGCCAAGATCGACGTGGCGCCGCTCGTAGGCCGGATGCTGGAAGGCGCGATTGCCGACAAGCGCCACTTGCCGCTGATGGACGGGCTTATCCGCTGGGCCGGGCTGACGCTGGAAGATAATGAAGAGACGGTGCGCGATATCATTCGCCAACGCGCCAATGCGGTGCTGCGTTGGACCGGCTTGGATGAACGCATTTCAGGTTCGGTACTGGACGGGCTTTACCGGCTGCTGGCCGAGGTCTTGGTTGATCCCGATCATCCTTTGCGGGGCAAGATCGAAGAGGGCTTGGACAAGCTGGCCAGCGATCTGCAAACCGATCCGGCCACGCGTGAACGGGTCGAAGAGCTCAAGCGCGACCTGCTGGAAAACCCCGCCGTTGCCGAATGGTGGATGGGGGTTTGGGAGCGTATTCGCCAGTCGCTGATCCGCCGTGCCCGTGATCCTGAAAGCGCCCTTGGCGGCGAAATGCGCAAAGGCCTGGCCGAGCTGGGCAAGGCCTTGCAGGATGACCCGCGGCTACAATCGCAGATCAACCTGTTTGCCCGCCGCACCGCAGTGGGGGTCGCAACCCGTTATGGCGACCAGATCGTGCAGCTGGTGTCGGAGACGGTGAAGCGCTGGGATGCAACAACGGTAACCAACCGGATCGAAGGTGCCGTCGGGCGTGACCTGCAATTCATCCGGATCAATGGGACCCTGGTCGGTGGCCTCGTCGGCCTGACAATTCACGGTCTGATCGAAATCTTCTAG
- a CDS encoding DUF6265 family protein, with product MKAGICWVLGAIALMCSPLSAQETRIGAEGFESPPATIGQMDWLQGQWVGKGIGGAPAMESWLPPTGGTMVGTFVQETSEGVIQFTEILYLTEEEGTLVLRLKHFNADLTGWEEKDDMLTFRLVAIEECAAYFNALTLRCDGENGLLAAVRMRSSKPEPQELVFRFTTLD from the coding sequence ATGAAAGCCGGAATTTGTTGGGTTCTGGGCGCGATTGCACTGATGTGCTCGCCCCTGTCGGCCCAGGAAACACGCATCGGTGCAGAGGGTTTCGAATCGCCTCCTGCAACAATCGGGCAGATGGATTGGTTGCAGGGCCAGTGGGTTGGCAAAGGGATCGGCGGTGCGCCCGCGATGGAAAGCTGGTTGCCGCCAACCGGCGGAACAATGGTGGGCACCTTTGTCCAGGAGACCAGCGAAGGTGTGATCCAGTTCACCGAGATCCTCTATCTGACCGAAGAAGAGGGCACGCTGGTGCTGCGGCTAAAACACTTCAATGCCGACCTGACCGGATGGGAGGAGAAGGACGATATGCTCACCTTCCGCCTCGTCGCGATTGAAGAATGCGCGGCCTATTTCAACGCCCTGACCTTACGCTGTGATGGCGAGAACGGCCTGCTGGCCGCGGTCAGGATGAGGAGTAGCAAGCCAGAACCGCAAGAGCTCGTTTTCCGTTTCACTACGTTAGATTAG
- a CDS encoding DUF1153 domain-containing protein: MIENQKIRPAQVIGPLGEPLTIDDLPSPKTKRWVVRRKAEVVAAVNGGLLSIDDVLERYGLTLEEFASWQRAVDRSGMQGLRVTRIQHYRDLYERQLKY, from the coding sequence ATGATCGAGAACCAGAAAATCCGTCCGGCCCAGGTCATTGGTCCGCTAGGCGAACCGCTGACCATTGATGACTTGCCGTCGCCCAAGACGAAACGCTGGGTCGTGCGCCGCAAGGCCGAAGTGGTTGCAGCCGTCAATGGTGGCTTGCTGAGCATCGACGATGTTCTCGAACGTTATGGCCTGACCCTGGAAGAGTTTGCTTCCTGGCAGCGCGCGGTCGATCGCTCGGGTATGCAGGGCCTGCGGGTCACCCGGATCCAGCACTATCGCGACCTCTACGAGCGTCAGCTCAAATATTGA
- a CDS encoding efflux RND transporter periplasmic adaptor subunit produces the protein MNYQPNEIRSDTPAQVHGESLSTVEYGEERKSKLPWIILGILIVGALVAAWYFMGSGSGTATPVADRDEQAPRITVVAPGAGTIQGTISATGTLAARRAMPVGVVGEGGRVVAVPVEQGQWVNAGQVLASIDRSVQSQQARAQAAQIEVARADASLAQSNLDRALQLVERGFISKADIDRLTATRDSARARVSVAQAQLAELRARNARLNIVAPASGLLLERNVEPGQTVSAGSGPLFTIARGGELELMAQVGETDLAQLSTGVQATVIPAGTDKSFAGQIWQLEPTINAQTRQGTARISLPYAPELRPGGFATATIQSGTIVAPMLPESAILADDEGSFVYIIDADNKAQRRSVTTGIVTNSGIAINSGLDGSEKVVLRAGGFLTEGESVSPQMAEAETSTGG, from the coding sequence ATGAACTACCAGCCGAATGAAATTCGCAGCGATACGCCGGCCCAGGTGCACGGGGAATCTCTGTCGACCGTTGAATATGGCGAGGAGCGCAAATCGAAGCTTCCTTGGATCATCCTCGGCATCCTGATTGTCGGGGCATTGGTGGCTGCGTGGTACTTCATGGGTAGCGGATCTGGCACGGCGACACCCGTGGCGGATCGTGATGAGCAAGCACCCCGGATTACCGTGGTCGCTCCCGGTGCCGGAACCATTCAGGGCACTATCAGCGCCACAGGTACGCTGGCAGCGCGACGCGCGATGCCGGTTGGCGTAGTGGGCGAGGGCGGCCGGGTGGTCGCCGTGCCGGTAGAGCAAGGTCAGTGGGTCAATGCCGGGCAGGTCCTGGCTTCGATCGATCGCTCGGTCCAAAGCCAGCAAGCCCGCGCGCAGGCAGCACAAATCGAAGTGGCGAGAGCCGATGCAAGCCTGGCGCAAAGCAATTTGGATCGCGCCCTGCAGCTGGTCGAGCGCGGGTTTATTTCCAAAGCAGATATCGATCGCCTTACTGCCACACGCGATTCTGCACGCGCACGGGTAAGTGTGGCGCAGGCCCAATTGGCAGAATTGCGGGCCCGTAACGCCCGGCTGAATATTGTCGCGCCCGCATCCGGCCTTCTACTGGAACGGAATGTGGAGCCGGGCCAGACGGTCAGCGCTGGCTCAGGCCCTCTTTTTACCATTGCCCGTGGCGGCGAGCTGGAGTTGATGGCGCAAGTCGGTGAAACCGATCTCGCCCAGCTTTCCACAGGTGTGCAGGCAACGGTTATTCCGGCCGGCACGGACAAGAGCTTTGCCGGTCAGATCTGGCAGCTGGAGCCGACAATCAATGCCCAGACCCGCCAGGGGACCGCGCGCATTTCCTTGCCGTATGCCCCTGAACTGCGCCCGGGCGGTTTTGCCACGGCCACCATCCAGAGTGGCACTATCGTTGCGCCGATGCTGCCCGAATCAGCCATTCTGGCCGATGACGAAGGCAGTTTTGTTTACATTATCGACGCCGACAACAAGGCCCAGCGCCGCAGTGTAACGACCGGCATCGTCACGAATTCCGGCATTGCGATCAACAGCGGCCTCGACGGTAGCGAAAAGGTCGTATTGCGTGCAGGCGGCTTCCTGACCGAAGGTGAATCGGTTTCGCCACAAATGGCTGAGGCCGAAACGAGCACCGGGGGCTAA
- a CDS encoding DUF6683 family protein — protein MMKALKTLWLLVVGAAALPAQAQFYGGGMDTYGLWEPQSCSLSSGSQAERDACYGEDEDETRDVPVWSPPAATVAIPPAIFGFETSNAIRQSVYDRILNAQLQAQIKRENNGQSIIQQWEAQLRPYGLKTNNLADAMTVWALNAHGIISGDFSPPDPQSVKPVKAQFAFGLTQSGKLASTSDADKQRMADQLWVYSYGYAQGVLARETQPQGYRAAREAAIKHAEQLGIDFSRVVLTGSEGFRVTATSAQDGTAAAAATSFDEVASSYGARRNKVLEQYLANMKRLGRDPDPAIVAIMTEQYDEPE, from the coding sequence ATGATGAAAGCGCTCAAAACCTTGTGGCTGTTGGTCGTGGGAGCGGCGGCACTACCCGCTCAAGCCCAATTCTATGGCGGCGGGATGGACACCTATGGTTTGTGGGAACCGCAAAGCTGCTCACTCTCCAGTGGCTCTCAAGCAGAACGCGATGCCTGCTATGGCGAGGATGAAGACGAAACCCGTGACGTGCCAGTCTGGTCGCCCCCGGCGGCAACGGTCGCAATACCGCCCGCCATCTTTGGTTTCGAGACGTCCAACGCAATCCGTCAGAGCGTTTATGATCGCATTTTGAATGCGCAATTGCAGGCGCAGATCAAACGGGAAAACAACGGTCAGTCCATCATCCAACAATGGGAAGCGCAACTGCGACCCTATGGACTGAAGACGAATAATCTGGCCGACGCGATGACGGTCTGGGCCCTCAATGCGCATGGCATCATCAGCGGTGATTTCTCACCGCCCGACCCTCAGAGTGTCAAACCGGTAAAGGCGCAATTTGCATTTGGCCTGACACAATCGGGCAAGCTCGCGTCGACAAGCGATGCTGACAAGCAAAGAATGGCAGACCAATTGTGGGTCTATTCCTATGGCTATGCGCAAGGCGTACTAGCGCGTGAGACCCAACCACAGGGGTATCGGGCTGCACGGGAGGCGGCGATCAAGCATGCCGAGCAGCTTGGCATCGATTTTTCCCGTGTGGTTTTGACGGGATCGGAGGGGTTCCGTGTAACTGCAACATCGGCACAGGACGGCACGGCAGCAGCGGCTGCTACGTCCTTTGATGAGGTGGCCAGCAGCTATGGTGCGCGGAGAAACAAAGTGCTGGAGCAATACCTGGCCAATATGAAGCGGTTGGGTCGTGATCCCGATCCGGCAATTGTGGCGATAATGACAGAGCAATACGACGAACCGGAGTGA
- a CDS encoding GlsB/YeaQ/YmgE family stress response membrane protein — protein MGWIIALVVGGIAGWLASLVMNRDASMGIFWNIVVGCVGSVVGNAIAGPLLGIGGSVQEFSITGLIIAVVGAVVLLGIVNLVQRGRVR, from the coding sequence ATGGGTTGGATTATTGCATTGGTCGTCGGTGGCATTGCGGGCTGGCTCGCCAGCCTGGTGATGAACCGTGATGCCTCGATGGGCATTTTCTGGAACATCGTCGTCGGTTGCGTGGGTTCGGTCGTGGGTAACGCGATTGCGGGCCCGCTGCTCGGTATTGGCGGCAGCGTCCAGGAATTCTCGATTACCGGTCTGATCATCGCCGTTGTTGGCGCCGTCGTATTGCTCGGCATCGTCAATCTCGTCCAGCGTGGGCGCGTGCGCTAA